Proteins encoded within one genomic window of Phototrophicus methaneseepsis:
- a CDS encoding ribose-phosphate diphosphokinase: protein MTEKIPGTKIESANAYEERTSRMRFGKMKIFSGSAHPALGEEVCSYIGQRPGYEDIQVGHYERTVFSNENIFVKLNESVRGRDVYLIQTMASPIHENIMESLIMIDALKRDSAWRINLVVPYLSYSRSDKKDQPRVPITARLMANIIETAGVDRYITVDLHAGQIQGFFNIPGDALSAFHLLSDYVKSLNWDNLVVVATDLGFVKEARNWGEALGVPVAIVEKRRVGNDEKAIAMSLIGDVRDKNVLLVDDEVNTAGSIVSAFNVVKEHGALDVSVAFTHAFFSEKSRERLQSVDLKKIIFTNTLPIKKELYLPNMTVLSVAPLLAEVIIRAHEGRSVGELFDE, encoded by the coding sequence GTGACTGAGAAAATTCCAGGTACGAAGATCGAAAGTGCAAACGCGTATGAAGAACGTACATCGCGGATGCGCTTCGGTAAAATGAAGATATTCAGCGGGTCTGCACACCCGGCCCTGGGGGAAGAAGTCTGTAGCTATATCGGGCAGCGCCCCGGCTATGAAGACATCCAGGTTGGGCATTATGAGCGCACCGTATTCTCCAACGAAAATATCTTCGTCAAGTTGAATGAGAGCGTTCGTGGCCGGGATGTGTATCTGATCCAGACGATGGCTTCGCCGATTCATGAGAATATCATGGAATCACTGATTATGATTGATGCGCTCAAGCGGGATTCTGCCTGGCGGATCAACCTGGTGGTGCCCTACCTGAGCTATTCACGCTCAGATAAGAAGGACCAGCCGCGCGTACCGATTACGGCTCGTCTGATGGCGAATATCATCGAAACCGCAGGCGTTGATCGCTATATCACGGTGGACCTGCACGCGGGGCAAATCCAGGGCTTTTTCAATATCCCCGGCGATGCGCTCAGCGCTTTCCATCTGTTGAGTGATTACGTAAAGAGCCTGAATTGGGACAACCTCGTCGTTGTGGCGACTGACCTCGGCTTTGTAAAAGAAGCGCGTAACTGGGGCGAGGCATTAGGCGTGCCGGTTGCGATTGTGGAAAAACGCCGCGTTGGCAATGACGAAAAAGCAATCGCGATGTCCCTGATTGGTGATGTCCGCGATAAGAATGTGCTGCTCGTCGACGATGAAGTGAATACGGCGGGTTCGATTGTGAGCGCCTTCAATGTGGTGAAAGAACACGGCGCGCTGGATGTCTCCGTTGCATTTACCCATGCGTTCTTCAGTGAAAAATCACGCGAGCGCCTGCAATCTGTAGACCTGAAAAAGATCATCTTTACCAACACACTGCCAATCAAGAAAGAGCTCTATCTGCCCAACATGACCGTGCTCTCTGTTGCGCCGCTGCT